One window from the genome of Eucalyptus grandis isolate ANBG69807.140 chromosome 7, ASM1654582v1, whole genome shotgun sequence encodes:
- the LOC104454777 gene encoding putative polyol transporter 1 has product MSEASVYIKRDLQLSSEDDDWWLGISKLFSLFGLALAGSTANRLPSCIKVVLATTILFVGSLFMIFGPGFFYLLLGRLTINVGAGYTLTIAFVYITEISPTFYCGLLTSFPELVKTMFTLVCAISIDRMGWRRLMLISVGGMILSLVSLGVSLTIIHHHEKVEWVDAICVFSLLC; this is encoded by the exons ATGAGTGAGGCGAGCGTATACATAAAGCGAGACCTACAGTTAAGTAGTGAGGATGATGATTGGTGGTTGGGAATATCTAAACTCTTCTCCCTCTTTGGGTTGGCACTAGCTGGGTCCACCGCCAATAGACTTCCCAGTTGTATCAAGGTTGTGTTGGCTACAACCATTCTCTTTGTCGGCTCCCTCTTCATGATCTTTGGGCCAGGTTTCTTCTACTTACTACTGGGCCGCCTTACCATCAATGTCGGGGCAGGCTATACCCTTACTATAGCTTTTGTCTACATTACAGAGATATCTCCCACCTTTTACTGCGGCCTGCTCACGTCGTTCCCTGAG CTTGTGAAGACCATGTTCACCCTGGTTTGCGCCATTAGCATTGATCGAATGGGGTGGCGAAGGTTGATGCTCATTAGCGTTGGCGGGATGATTTTGTCACTCGTCTCCCTGGGTGTATCCCTCACTATCATCCACCACCACGAGAAGGTGGAGTGGGTTGATGCCATATGCGTCTTCTCATTGTTGTGCTAG